ACAAATACTTAACGTGGGAGCTTCTCAAGAAACTTGGGAGTCAAGACAAAGGTCCTTGGTTGTTAGGAGGAGATTTTAATGAGATTCTTTAGGCTATGGAGAAGGAGGGAGGCCAAATTAGGGCTGAAAAACAGATGGATAGATTTAGAGAAGCTTTAAATGTATGCGATCTGAAGGACCTATACTTTACATGGCCTTACTTCACGTGGAGAGGGAATAGACATGGGGAGGAGATAAAAGAACGGTTGGACCGTTTTGTTGTGAATAGAACATGGCTGCAGATGTTCCCGGCTTCAAAAGTCACTCACCTGCTTCCTAGTGAGTCTGATCATCTGCCAATTTTGATACATATACGAAGGAGCAGTGGCAGAcgtaagaaaagaaaaaggaaaaataaatttcgtTTTGAGGAGTTTTGGCTTCGGGAAAAAGATGTGAAAGATGTTGTTGAAGCTGGTTGGCTAAGTGGCACGGGGTCTAACCCATTTTCTTCAGTGTACAACAAGATTTCAAATACAAGAGAGATGTTGTTGAGTTGGAGTAGGACTCGTTTTGGGAATATCCAAGAGATGATAGAGGCAGTTAGAGAAAAGCTTGCAGAGTCCTATGATAcaactttctcttctccttgtTCAATGCAGCGGATGGGTTTAGAAAAAGTGCTACAAGAACTTCTCCATAAAGAGCAGACTTTCTGGCAACAACGTTCAAGGGTGCTGTGGCTAGCAGAGGTGA
This portion of the Fragaria vesca subsp. vesca unplaced genomic scaffold, FraVesHawaii_1.0 scf0511348, whole genome shotgun sequence genome encodes:
- the LOC101301924 gene encoding uncharacterized protein LOC101301924; this translates as MEKEGGQIRAEKQMDRFREALNVCDLKDLYFTWPYFTWRGNRHGEEIKERLDRFVVNRTWLQMFPASKVTHLLPSESDHLPILIHIRRSSGRRKKRKRKNKFRFEEFWLREKDVKDVVEAGWLSGTGSNPFSSVYNKISNTREMLLSWSRTRFGNIQEMIEAVREKLAESYDTTFSSPCSMQRMGLEKVLQELLHKEQTFWQQRSRVLWLAE